A genomic window from Streptomyces sp. MST-110588 includes:
- a CDS encoding pyridoxal-phosphate dependent enzyme, giving the protein MTADGSLALRQRSLGDPAITYPLWPPLTGGCPRTSTGDIAYPVGVDYDYERAQGPALFSAKGPSRGAGLDRWAPLLPPLVAPGLGEGGTPLIEFEPGVFIKDESRNPTWSHKDRLNRCTTSAAVGVGAPGIVVASSGNHGASAAAFAARAGLRCVVFAGPDMPPAVDAFLNAYGAVVLPVPWAARWPLMRQVVDRMGLHPVSNLTPTHTGHAFGPEGYKTIAYEIHPDIGVPAAVFVPTGYGELLFGIWKGFTELRRLGLTGRLPRMVACEPAAAAPLARAVRYGLPAAQVDVAPTEAYSIVSAVSGYRGVIAVRDSGGQVAVLGDGQLHAARGELARAGLWTELSGAAGLAALRSLPRPDGPVVCISTSSGFKDRAVGSRTTESVAPQWEEVSRRLRAAGIRE; this is encoded by the coding sequence ATGACGGCAGACGGCTCCTTGGCACTCAGGCAGCGATCGCTGGGCGACCCGGCCATCACCTACCCGTTGTGGCCGCCGCTGACCGGAGGCTGTCCCAGGACCAGCACCGGCGACATCGCCTACCCGGTCGGGGTCGACTACGACTACGAACGGGCCCAAGGACCGGCCCTCTTCTCGGCCAAGGGCCCCTCACGGGGCGCCGGCCTGGACCGGTGGGCGCCACTGCTCCCGCCGCTCGTCGCGCCGGGCCTGGGCGAAGGAGGCACCCCGCTGATCGAGTTCGAGCCCGGCGTCTTCATCAAGGACGAGTCGCGCAACCCGACCTGGAGCCACAAGGACCGCTTGAACCGCTGCACCACCAGCGCCGCCGTGGGGGTCGGCGCGCCGGGAATCGTGGTGGCGTCCTCCGGTAACCACGGCGCGTCCGCAGCCGCTTTCGCGGCCCGCGCCGGCCTGCGGTGCGTCGTGTTCGCCGGCCCGGACATGCCGCCGGCCGTCGACGCGTTCCTCAACGCGTACGGCGCGGTGGTCCTCCCGGTGCCCTGGGCCGCACGGTGGCCGCTGATGCGACAGGTCGTCGACCGCATGGGCCTGCATCCGGTCAGCAACCTCACGCCCACCCATACCGGTCACGCCTTCGGGCCGGAGGGTTACAAGACCATCGCGTACGAGATCCACCCGGACATCGGCGTTCCCGCAGCCGTATTCGTCCCCACCGGCTACGGCGAACTCCTCTTCGGCATCTGGAAAGGATTCACCGAACTGCGACGCCTGGGCCTGACCGGGCGCCTGCCACGCATGGTCGCCTGCGAGCCCGCCGCTGCCGCGCCCCTGGCCCGGGCCGTACGGTACGGGCTGCCGGCGGCCCAGGTGGACGTGGCACCCACCGAGGCGTACTCCATCGTCTCCGCGGTCAGTGGTTACCGTGGCGTGATCGCCGTCCGTGACAGCGGCGGCCAGGTGGCCGTCCTTGGCGACGGACAACTCCACGCCGCCCGCGGCGAACTGGCCCGCGCCGGTCTGTGGACGGAACTCTCCGGCGCCGCCGGGCTCGCGGCCCTGCGCAGCCTGCCGCGCCCCGACGGGCCGGTGGTCTGCATCTCGACCTCCAGCGGCTTCAAGGACCGTGCCGTCGGCTCCCGGACGACCGAGAGCGTCGCGCCGCAATGGGAGGAGGTCAGTCGCAGGCTGCGCGCCGCCGGAATCCGTGAGTGA
- a CDS encoding MerR family transcriptional regulator, whose translation MRIGELADMVGITTRAVRHYHRIGLLPEPQRQPNGYREYALRDAVELARIRRLTELGLSLDEVKDVLADDAGRELVEILTELDADLARQEEAIRQRRARLARLLEQAGQTGRLPAEAPVSPELAALFEDMARASTQMPGPEPAMAAKERELLALLETGSPGGDRSWFDAVRHSLGADPAAMRRAYEIYARMDELAQAAEDDPRVEAMARAIVDSIPPEAVQSMTIPDDGGAGERGGFADAFFEEFAPAQAAAVRRAIELLRERRG comes from the coding sequence ATGCGAATCGGAGAGCTCGCCGACATGGTCGGCATCACCACCCGCGCCGTACGGCACTACCACCGCATCGGGCTGTTGCCCGAGCCGCAGCGGCAGCCCAACGGGTATCGCGAGTACGCGCTGCGCGACGCCGTCGAGCTGGCCCGGATCCGTCGGCTGACCGAGCTGGGCCTGAGCCTGGACGAAGTGAAGGACGTGCTGGCGGACGACGCCGGCAGGGAACTCGTCGAGATCCTGACCGAGCTGGACGCCGACCTGGCCCGCCAGGAGGAGGCCATCCGGCAGCGACGTGCCCGCCTGGCCCGGCTGCTCGAACAGGCCGGGCAGACCGGGCGGCTTCCGGCCGAGGCCCCCGTCTCTCCCGAGCTCGCCGCCCTCTTCGAGGACATGGCCCGCGCCTCCACCCAGATGCCCGGGCCGGAACCGGCGATGGCGGCCAAGGAACGGGAACTGCTCGCCCTGCTGGAGACGGGCTCGCCGGGCGGTGACCGGAGCTGGTTCGACGCCGTGCGGCACAGCCTCGGCGCTGACCCGGCGGCCATGCGGCGAGCCTATGAGATCTATGCCCGAATGGACGAGCTGGCTCAGGCCGCCGAGGACGACCCGCGGGTGGAGGCGATGGCCCGGGCCATCGTCGACAGCATCCCGCCCGAGGCGGTGCAGTCGATGACCATCCCGGACGACGGCGGCGCGGGGGAGCGCGGCGGTTTCGCGGATGCCTTCTTCGAGGAATTCGCCCCCGCCCAGGCGGCGGCCGTACGCCGTGCCATCGAGTTGCTCAGGGAGCGTAGGGGGTGA
- a CDS encoding helix-turn-helix domain-containing protein: MCPRCDKEIRYTGRGRPRLYCSRSCQRRKGPPAQSLETGPQRCDVLQAAHHTTGALLDAEYQSSPGLAQRLAGSAQARKLLDLYDSLTVLQLRAEGASWKAVGKTVGISASTARRKWVRATVAGKLRQFDALQSAGPPSPDPVPPAVLPIPRQRPAHNTGAPPGPPATDEEPAGLTSTQQFANALSHLHRTSGKAMRELAQDAHVSASYVSRVISGERLPSWPVARRLTIACGGDPCAVATLWRAARSVPVTTDISPHDAADALHAALRGLYLSARQPDTYLLSVLSHHALTEEEITAVFEGRHCPDWPALGRLVLALDGRPAALRPLWNAAYRTASHASPPAPASPAPHPPPTTALTHTGTHAPLPVSAFG, from the coding sequence ATGTGCCCCAGGTGCGACAAGGAAATCCGCTACACCGGACGCGGCCGGCCCCGCTTGTACTGCTCCCGCTCCTGCCAGCGCCGCAAAGGACCGCCGGCACAGAGCCTGGAGACCGGCCCGCAGCGATGCGATGTCCTCCAGGCGGCGCACCACACCACCGGGGCGCTGCTGGACGCCGAGTACCAGTCCAGCCCCGGCCTGGCCCAGCGCCTGGCCGGCTCCGCACAGGCCCGCAAACTCCTGGACCTCTACGATTCCCTGACGGTGCTGCAGCTACGGGCCGAAGGCGCGAGCTGGAAAGCGGTCGGCAAGACGGTCGGCATCAGCGCCTCCACCGCCCGCCGCAAGTGGGTCCGCGCCACGGTCGCCGGTAAACTGCGCCAGTTCGATGCCCTGCAGAGCGCAGGCCCCCCGTCCCCGGACCCTGTTCCGCCCGCCGTCCTGCCCATCCCGCGTCAGCGTCCCGCCCACAACACCGGTGCGCCGCCGGGGCCGCCCGCCACCGACGAGGAACCCGCCGGCCTGACCAGCACCCAGCAATTCGCCAATGCCCTGTCCCACCTTCACCGGACCAGCGGCAAGGCCATGCGGGAACTCGCCCAGGACGCCCACGTATCCGCCTCCTACGTCTCCCGGGTCATCTCCGGCGAACGCCTTCCCTCCTGGCCCGTCGCCCGCCGACTGACCATCGCCTGCGGCGGCGACCCCTGCGCCGTCGCGACCCTGTGGCGCGCCGCCCGCAGCGTACCCGTCACCACCGACATCAGCCCCCACGACGCCGCGGACGCCCTGCACGCCGCGCTGCGCGGTCTGTACCTGTCCGCCCGCCAGCCCGACACATACCTGCTCAGCGTCCTGAGCCACCACGCCCTGACCGAAGAAGAGATCACCGCCGTCTTCGAAGGACGGCACTGTCCGGACTGGCCGGCCCTGGGCCGCCTGGTCCTGGCCCTGGACGGCCGCCCGGCCGCCCTGCGCCCCCTGTGGAACGCCGCCTACCGCACCGCCTCCCACGCCTCACCCCCCGCTCCTGCCTCCCCTGCCCCCCACCCTCCACCCACCA
- a CDS encoding VOC family protein yields MNWTLEVIPVPVTDMDRAKEFYADKAGFAVDVDNEVAPGARIIQMTPPGSRCSIAMLRGMPLLPGMKAMAPGTLQGLHMCVTDIEAARETLTARGVDVSPVRHLGTTGWAEGKGGTWNSFMSFKDPDGNGWVVQEVPSELSER; encoded by the coding sequence ATGAACTGGACACTGGAAGTCATCCCGGTCCCTGTCACCGACATGGACCGGGCCAAGGAGTTCTACGCCGACAAGGCCGGCTTCGCGGTCGACGTGGACAACGAGGTCGCCCCGGGAGCGCGCATCATCCAGATGACACCGCCCGGCTCACGGTGTTCGATCGCGATGCTCCGCGGAATGCCCCTGCTGCCCGGCATGAAGGCGATGGCCCCGGGCACGCTGCAGGGCCTGCACATGTGTGTCACCGACATCGAGGCGGCCCGTGAGACGCTGACGGCCCGGGGCGTGGACGTCTCCCCGGTCCGTCACCTCGGCACGACGGGCTGGGCGGAGGGCAAGGGCGGCACCTGGAACTCCTTCATGTCCTTCAAGGACCCGGACGGCAACGGCTGGGTGGTCCAGGAGGTCCCCTCGGAGCTGTCGGAACGCTGA
- the rox gene encoding rifampin monooxygenase, whose translation MIDVIVVGGGPTGLMLAGELRLHGVHVVVLEKLTEPTAQTRGRGLHARSVEMMDQRGLLDRFLAVSEKFQVGGLFGGIAKPWPDGVDTAHAYGLTTLQPVTERLLNERALELGADIRRGCEVVGLSQGEDEAGVTVDLADGTRLRSRYLVGCDGGRSTVRKQLGVGFPGEPAKIETLLGDMEMTEDPATVDAVVAEVRKTQMRFGVIPNGDGTYRVVVPAGGVSEDRATAPDFEEFKQRLQAVAGTDFGVHSPRWLSRFGDATRQAERYRVGRVLLAGDAAHIHPPTGGQGLNLGIQDAFNLGWKLAAEVAGWAPEGLLDSYHAERHPVGARVLDNTRAQITLLGTDPGATALRELFSTLMDFEEVNRYVTEMITAVGVRYDLGEGHELLGRRLRDVQLKRGRLYELMHDGRGLLLDQTGRLSVAGWADRVDHIVDVSEELGAPAVLLRPDGHVAWAGEDQQDLLSHLHKWFGTAAG comes from the coding sequence ATGATCGACGTGATCGTGGTCGGCGGCGGACCGACCGGCTTGATGCTGGCCGGCGAGTTGCGACTGCACGGCGTGCACGTGGTCGTACTGGAGAAGTTGACCGAGCCGACCGCGCAGACCCGCGGACGTGGCCTGCACGCGCGCAGCGTCGAGATGATGGATCAGCGCGGCCTGCTGGACCGGTTCCTCGCCGTCAGTGAGAAATTCCAGGTCGGCGGTCTCTTCGGCGGCATCGCCAAGCCGTGGCCGGACGGAGTGGACACGGCCCACGCGTACGGCCTGACCACCCTGCAGCCGGTCACCGAGCGGCTGCTCAACGAGCGTGCCCTCGAACTCGGCGCCGACATACGGCGCGGTTGCGAAGTGGTCGGGCTGAGTCAGGGCGAGGACGAGGCCGGGGTGACCGTCGACCTCGCGGACGGCACGCGGCTGCGCTCGCGCTACCTCGTCGGGTGTGACGGTGGCCGTAGCACGGTGCGCAAGCAGCTCGGCGTCGGCTTCCCCGGCGAGCCCGCCAAGATCGAGACGCTCCTCGGCGACATGGAGATGACCGAGGACCCGGCGACGGTTGACGCCGTCGTCGCGGAAGTCCGCAAGACCCAGATGCGCTTCGGCGTCATTCCCAACGGGGACGGGACGTACCGCGTCGTCGTACCCGCCGGGGGCGTGTCCGAGGACCGGGCGACCGCGCCGGACTTCGAGGAGTTCAAGCAGCGGTTGCAGGCGGTGGCGGGCACCGACTTCGGCGTGCACTCGCCGCGCTGGCTGTCCCGGTTCGGCGACGCCACCCGGCAGGCCGAGCGCTACCGGGTCGGCCGGGTGCTGCTGGCCGGTGACGCGGCACACATCCACCCACCGACCGGCGGGCAGGGCCTGAACCTCGGCATCCAGGACGCGTTCAACCTCGGCTGGAAACTGGCGGCGGAGGTGGCCGGCTGGGCGCCGGAGGGCCTGCTGGACAGCTACCACGCCGAACGGCACCCGGTGGGCGCCCGCGTGCTGGACAACACCCGCGCGCAGATCACGCTGCTGGGGACCGACCCGGGTGCCACCGCGCTGCGGGAGCTGTTCTCCACGCTGATGGACTTCGAGGAGGTGAACCGGTACGTGACCGAGATGATCACCGCCGTCGGAGTCCGCTACGACCTCGGCGAGGGCCACGAACTGCTCGGCCGACGACTGCGGGACGTACAGCTCAAGCGCGGTCGCCTCTACGAGCTGATGCACGACGGCCGCGGACTCCTGCTCGACCAGACCGGCCGGCTGTCGGTGGCGGGCTGGGCGGACCGGGTCGACCACATCGTCGACGTCAGCGAGGAACTGGGCGCCCCCGCGGTGCTGCTGCGACCGGACGGCCACGTGGCCTGGGCCGGTGAAGACCAGCAGGACCTGCTCAGCCACCTGCACAAATGGTTCGGCACCGCCGCCGGCTGA